From Aricia agestis chromosome 1, ilAriAges1.1, whole genome shotgun sequence:
aagcagCTCGCTTTATCTACGACGGTTATAACTTATTCCACCATCCATCCCCAGCCACCGAGATCCGGTGCCAGGAGATGTCGAAGGGCGGTCTGGCGTACGAGGTGATCCTGGCGGAGCCGGTGGGCGTGCCcgcaccgcgccgcgccgacTCCCCTGAGAAAACGCCCTCCGTCGAGGAAATACAGGAGAAACTGAAAGCCGCTGAGGAGAGGAGACGAGTGAGTCACATAGACACTACACTATTATGTTATGCGACAGCGGTGCTAAAGTTgcgataaaaagtaacctaagtATATGGTTCTCCTACTACATCTTTGACATTAGCCGAACACCAAAATCGCCTAATGCTGAAAATTCAAAGTTTCAGAGTATTAACTCGGTGCAAACAAACCATCAAACCTATCatcttaataaatttttaatgaatggttaatttaattttaacttaaacTAACTTTCCCGCATTCCAGAGTCTCGAGGCTAGCAAAATGGCGGCGATCGCCCAGAAGATGGCGAAGATCGAGGACGCGTCGCGCATCCGCAGCGAACAGACCAACAGCTTCATCAACGCCAccaaggtaccatcgaggaaattgattcctaggcagttgacggacctacgaccTACTGCTCGACTTATGTCAATTTTATGTTAGCAGCATGATCGGTGGATTATGGTGGACAGAATATTGAAGCAAAATATTCAGATAATCAATATTCATCGCACGCATTCGATGACATGTTtactaacaaaattataatcGTTACTCAGGAGGCGCTCGAAGCGAAGATGGAGACGCACTCGGAGAAGCGCGAGGCGTACATCGGCGAGCTGCGCGCGCGGCTGAAGGACCACCTGGAGGGCGTGGAGAAGACGCGGCTGGCGCTGGAGGCGCAGACCGCGGACGTGTACCGCGCCATCGAGGACAAGATGACCACCGCCGCCGACAAGCGCGACGAGAACATCAAGAAGATGCTCGAGCGGCTGCGCGACCATGtcagtatacatatattttaaggCCGTTGTGATTTTATACAGGTGTCTTTTTTTGtgttaaagaaggcaggtcgatgtagccctgacgtcattGCGACCATCATCCCCGAtcgagtatcatccccaacccaatactgctcataaattgaatgatatggttggggttggtgccacgaatttcctctgtggatgagtatagTTTGTGGCGACcgaggtgcctgttcctgctctgtggtagagcaggacagtcgaggagaaggtgattaggtgtctcatcctcctaacagaatctgcaagtcgttatgctacaaattacccattctgtttaggtgtttgttgagctttcagtgcccagttaggcttctggtaagaattcttaattggttcctacctaaggtgagcactaattctgatagtTTCTTGTTGAAGACAGGAATTAGTGTTTTTGCGTTAAAGCGCCTGGTGTTGCACCTATAGAGCGGTAGTTTCCGAATCGCCACGAAAATCATAAATCAACCTgacataaattaattaattattattgttgatttTACGACTGATATTGCTGTCAGTTGTTCAAGCTACTACCAAAACACGCTCACTATAagttactatagtttgtgcgttctaagatgatatgggtgacagttttcatgttccttgctacgggttttttttacaaggaaacaaaaaaaaatcaaaatgtaataaattatattccatctacaaaaacaaatgtttcctataattgtaaatgaataaaaatgaaaagatgctaaatgctaacttattaataaaaattataaatattaactgtgaaataggagtataaaattattgttacgaaaacatttgaaaaatgtcatatgcatgaaacggaacttatgtcaatagagattgactctgttgaatcgaaatcaaatcgataaaaaagggcggccatcttaaatcgccggcaccactgaaatgtcagtacgaaatcgataatttcgattgcaattcctttacgaagggattcgatatttttaaactatcgattaatttttgttaggtaacttccctactatcgtcaattataatgtgtcacgcatatcatcataaaacgcacaaactataaacaTAAACAATTCTGAACAATAGGCCCTAAGagtgtatttaaaattttcaggaGGAACAAGTGCGCAAGGTGCGCGCCGGCAACCAGGAGCGGTTCCAGCAGCTGGAGAGCGCCATCCAAGACAAGCTGCAGCAGGCCGCCGATCGCCGCCTGCAGCTCGAACAGGAGCAGAAGGAAAAGCTGCGCAGTCATGTGAGTACACCGCGCCGGTATATCAGCAAAACGTTGAcaacaggggccgtaccacgaaactattttaagactcaaacaatcgtacgagaatgccgcgtcttactctaacaaacgtgtaaTGACGccgttagagcaggacgctgCATTCTCGTTCgtttgtttgagtctcaaaacggtttcatagCAGGCCTACAGCAGCGGCTGGATAGAACAATAGTAAGTAGCAGCAGTTATCCGGCTGCAAGCAGTGGGCCGACAGTGTAGCAGCAGGCTAGTTGTAAGCAATACTCTGGCAATACAGTAAGCAGCTGACAAAGCAGCACCGCGCCAACTGTAAGCAGCACAGCGCCGACTGTGTCGCAGCAGGCCCGTTGTAAGCAGCACAGCGTCTTTAGTACAGCAGCAGCAGCCTGGCAGTCAAACAACATAGCCATCCACAGTACAGAAGCAGCAGCCCTATgacgataatatattatttaactcCAAGGTAAGGTAAGCTTATCACAAGTTATTGAGTAGTTGGTGTATTAGtgttgtatagtgtatacagCAATTCGATTCATCGCTACTGCAAGTTTAGTGTCatcattgaattttattttttattgtttttaaaacatttagatTCATTGACTCATTGTCATGTTATTTTTTGTCATTggatattacaattttattttaatttattttaatgtgtttggaccattaattcaaatttcaaatagcTATTAGAAACATCGATCCTCTTActgatgaaaatattttagcaaTGCATAagctatacaatattttgtcattgtCTGTTGGAAAAGACTCTtgatagacaaggacaaaacagtGTGTAGCGTATctattttgtaagtatttttatgagTAAGGGGAAAAGAATAACTTCCGTGGTCCAAGCTCGTATGTCGCCATTTTGTTTTATCATCCATTGTTGTGTATGGGTGGGGCAGAGCGTGAAGCTCGCGGAGGTTCGGTCCGTCGTCACCGCCAAGATGGAGGAGATCTCCAAGGACATCGAGACCAAACTCACCACAGCCGAGATCAACCGAGAGAAGGAGATACAGAAGAAACTAGACTTCGTTAAGAAGGAGGTTTGTTGCCACTAATACTTGAATCATCGCTCGCACAAATAGatgatatagaatatagattatataatatattttcaatttctatACATATGTCTTATTCCTGGCAGATATGTCAGACAGAGTCAGTAACATTTTTCAAAATAGTGGTGTCTCATTTCGTATTTTGATAGTAAATGAGACAGCGGTACTTTCTCTTTCCCACGTTGTCTCTTTTCTTTTGCCTTgagtttaacaaaaaaatatttttttaagagaaAGCATCCTATTGGTATAATTTCTTAATTGTATCGCACCGAGACGTGCCTACCCAGCTGTTTCTGTATAAGCATTGACCGTGGAGTTTCCCCGACAGGAGCGGCGCGCGGAGCTTGTGCGGCAGAACAAGAGCGCGCGCGCCGAGTGCGACGCCGCGCCCGCACAGGGCTAGGCGCGCCCCGCACCGCAGCTTAGCGCCATCACACCGCGAGACGCTATATTTAAGGTCATATCTTAGTACGAGGGCGTAGGGCGGGGCCTCCGGGCCCCATCATTCGTTTCGTTCGCGACATCGCTGTCACCGTGGCCTACTAGAGCGTCGGGCGTCGGTCGTTTCGTAATCTGAATTCGCATTTACATAGTCTAATACTTTACTACCGAACGTCGGACGGGGCTCGGGATTCCTCGAATCGGATCGCGGGGAGGCTCGAGGAATCCCGGCCGTGTGTTTACGTCTGCCGGTGCGCGATTCGGGAGGTTAGCTatagaaatattatatcattatttttaacgTTTACTAACGCAACAGTATTTTAGTGGTATGTAATctaaatttaagttattttcatAATCGTCACTCATCACGCTATAGACTGTAACGTATTTTAACGATTGATTTGTACGGTATGGGTGAGAgcgggggcggggcgcggggtcggcggcgggggcggggcgcggcGAGGGTCGACACCGGCGCCACCTCGTTCCGCAGCACCGTCATCCCGCGCTCGGTGACTGCCTACTCAGTAGATTTATTCACATACGATTGTCGACAGGATTTGTACTGATAAAACTACTCAATTCGTGTCGCGAGATATTCTAGTGTTATCAGCCGCGGTATATTTTCGCGGTATCGAGTTTTACTCCTAGATAATCGTCTATTCGTTGTACAAACTACCTTTTCTCTCATTATACTTAATCGGAGTCGTCGTGTCGTAACTCGAAAACTTTCGGTGGACCCTCTAGTCGGAACGCTTTACCCATGATCTCAACGAGCACGATGTAGTCCGCGGTATCGGAAGTGCCTCCACGTCGACTAGACACGGATGTTATCGCATAACGTAAAAACTGCCTTTCATagcgttttatatttttttaaaagtcgaTGCGCTGGACCGCGTATGTGTTGGACACGAGCTTCTGTGATGTTTTCGCTCTAGTGATATACGTCAGTCGGATATCACCCGTAGATGGTTTATACTCGGAATATATTTGTATATACGTATAGAGCGGTGTATCTGCTTGCGGGGCGCTTGCCTGCTTGTCTATGTACGGGACCGGGAGCTAGGTGTAAGTGCTTGACTCTGACCAATGTCGCGGTAGTCCGCGAGGCGGGATCGGATCGCGTATCGCGTTTAGCGTTGCCGATATAAGCTTTTCGGATAGTTTTAATGTGTTATTTTATGTTCATTAtgttctatatatataataattcctTTGATGTTATAATATGcgttgattttaatattttaagtgcttCGGTTCGTGAGGTATTTAAGAATTGCTGTTTGAAGTGCAGGCAACTTTTTGTAGTTTCATTGTCGTATTAAATAAagtcataaatattatagttattttttatttgtttcccAGTTCCTTAGAACGATCCCTTAAGGcttaatatatacatattatgtcgcagtcgtctggttgaatctgctatttgattcaatagccgcgtactgactactgaccaagcgagcagcctcggaCATTTGCCGCGGTACGCATGCCGCGCGAGGCGGCCTCGGTCTGTATTTTTCTAATCCGAAGCTGCCTCGCGCGGCAAGGCGAGCCATCGTAAGGCCGAGCCAGCATCGACGCTCAGTTTAACTTGATGTCGAATAGAGACCGCGCGTGCGTATAGTTTGCCTGAGACAACAATGAAGCCGCACATTCGGAAAGCTGTCGCCACTCGCCACTGCCTTTTTAATAATTCAGCTATTGGAAGGTTCATTTCCTGGCTTAATTTTCTCCAtgccttcttcttcttcttctcttcCCTTCGTCCTCTATTTGTGTAATCAGGACATTTCGCATCCCAAAGTCGTCTATATTCACCATATAGTTGTATTAGTTTAAGACACTGTTCTTTATTCATGACGCATAAATCCTAACACGCAACGAATAAGCGAGGCAAAACACTTCCGTCTTGAGTGAGCGAGGCAAAACACTCCCGTCTTGAGTGAGAGGCGCCTTTGAGCATCGACAAAAACCTAAAACGCTCGGCTCGGGCCGCGGGCCGCGGCACGCTCAGACGCGGCAACGCATGCGTTTGCCTCGGACGAGGCACGTCCTGACCGACCGAGCAactgcctcgcgaggctgctcgcttggtcagtacgcggctaatGACTAGCGAATTCATTGAATGGAACCATTAATTTACAGTTAACGACTCCACGAGTTGTCCTCTACAGTCAACGACTTGACGATTTGATCTTATTCTTTAGTAATTAAAtggttttattctaaataaatctATAAGTATAGTTTACACAGAGCCAATAATTTTGGCGCCAGTCATGTAGAAGCCTGTCCTGTATTAGCCTGGCCAATGTTGTTTAGACGAGGCGTGGACGAGGCCATCGCATTCACGCCGTACAAACGTTCGCCAGTGACAGGCTAGATGCGTCTACTCAATAATAatagggtagtatttaatctagtgactgtaaattacagtttttagtgtcaaaattactaaatttgggttatataattaggtactatttgagcgactgactgtgagtgacgagaaattagcAGAACAGCAATttacaaattctttatttgagttacttacttaaaattattcaaaatgagcagcatcataatatttaagCGACCTAATAACTGTTTGAGTGTGAAcattacgtcctgcatttttttcaatatttggcaaatgtattttttatactgagcggcattttatcttgttttattatttcccataATAATATTCCCTAGCTCTATTCTCGGCGCTCTATTCTCGCTAGTACTGGCAGCTAACGTTGGCTTGGCTTGAAAAACTGTCCACACGTGGCAtttaccaagccaatactggcagccagtattggctgtGTATCAACTATAGGTAAGTATAGTTTATACACAGCCAAAtatactggctgccaataagactggcagccagtattggcttggttaATGCCacgtgtgaacagtttttcaagccaggccaacGTTAGCTGCCAGTACTGGCgccagcgaccacataacccaatagacgcctaatgttttgatttctcttagcaaattattgtgtcaatgtgctgaggtaagcgacgcggggggagagggaagaaatgcattacgattggccaattcaaattcacggcatgtcataaatcagaactagtgatgggaagtacgagaagcgcttgtcaaaagaaataaaaaaaaccagtacatatttatattttattttaaagtatagaatgaagaaaagacttacctctcgtctgtcaagcgcccaaaatCGGTGTCATAATACgacctaatataaataaacaatataagccagcttatattgtttctctccttgttacacttcttacaacgtaaacaataaaacagagatgcaaataaaagCTGCCAACCTTTGTTTAGCATAAAAAAGGTTATTAATTGTGGCAAGCTTCTTAAGATATACAAAAACGTCTTcggattataaaaaaagtacctatacttacctatatttaaaaatatactttttttacaaattatataagtacttatacttttttagggttccgtactcaaagggtaaaaacgggaccctattactgagacttggatgtctgtccgtctgtctgtctgtctccaggctgtaactcaagaaccactatagctagacttctgaaattttcacagattatgtatttctggtgccgctataacaacaaatactaaaaactaaataaagttaatatttaaggggggctcccatacaacaaacattatttttttgatctttttggctcgtaatccaaaATGGCAACATAATAGactattgaaattttcacaaaatgctcaataatatgtgtaatttaatattaaataataatacgcgggagagccatgcttcggcacgaatgggccgtctcgaccggagaaataccacgttctcacagaaaaccggcgtgaaacagcacttgcgctgtgtttcgctgtgtgagtgagtttaccggaggcccaatcccctaccctattcccttcccttccctaccttcccctattccctgcccttcccctattccctgcccttccctaccctcccctattatcctattccctcttaaaaggccggcaacgaccttgcagctcttctgatgctgcgagtgtccatgggcgacggaggttgctttccatcaggtgacccgtttgctcgtttgcccccttatttcattaaaaaaaaagtcaagggggtctcccatacaaaaaacacaattttttccttattttcgatttataacggtacggaacccttcgtgcgcgagtccgactcgcacttggccgattatttaaactttcaaaGGGCAAAAATTCTGTgatattatatgatttttgcgaaacttttatcgtttacgcagcacaataggaaaaatcacccgatttttaaacattcttcattggtgctccgctcctataattggtcttagcgtgataatataatataggctacataggatatataataaagctttccttgattaatactgaaaaaaaaattcaaatcggtccagcagtttctgagatcagcgcgttcaaacaacaaacaaacacttcagctttatatttattattagtatagactagctgttgcccgcgacttcgtccgcgtggacttcagtttatagcgcgcgatgtcaacaaaattggtgtcaaaagcttttataaaaaaaccct
This genomic window contains:
- the LOC121733217 gene encoding paramyosin isoform X3; the encoded protein is MEVETKSTEIRCQEMSKGGLAYEVILAEPVGVPAPRRADSPEKTPSVEEIQEKLKAAEERRRSLEASKMAAIAQKMAKIEDASRIRSEQTNSFINATKEALEAKMETHSEKREAYIGELRARLKDHLEGVEKTRLALEAQTADVYRAIEDKMTTAADKRDENIKKMLERLRDHEEQVRKVRAGNQERFQQLESAIQDKLQQAADRRLQLEQEQKEKLRSHSVKLAEVRSVVTAKMEEISKDIETKLTTAEINREKEIQKKLDFVKKEERRAELVRQNKSARAECDAAPAQG
- the LOC121733217 gene encoding paramyosin isoform X2 gives rise to the protein MPCYGTNNPVIVISDDFTSVVWDSDHNHYPATEIRCQEMSKGGLAYEVILAEPVGVPAPRRADSPEKTPSVEEIQEKLKAAEERRRSLEASKMAAIAQKMAKIEDASRIRSEQTNSFINATKEALEAKMETHSEKREAYIGELRARLKDHLEGVEKTRLALEAQTADVYRAIEDKMTTAADKRDENIKKMLERLRDHEEQVRKVRAGNQERFQQLESAIQDKLQQAADRRLQLEQEQKEKLRSHSVKLAEVRSVVTAKMEEISKDIETKLTTAEINREKEIQKKLDFVKKEERRAELVRQNKSARAECDAAPAQG
- the LOC121733217 gene encoding stress response protein NST1 isoform X4; its protein translation is MLIGLVRDSVMQCFCHSCRAPVLPAAHRRTIPTKKPLGKPRTKQPKKVKFITTEIRCQEMSKGGLAYEVILAEPVGVPAPRRADSPEKTPSVEEIQEKLKAAEERRRSLEASKMAAIAQKMAKIEDASRIRSEQTNSFINATKEALEAKMETHSEKREAYIGELRARLKDHLEGVEKTRLALEAQTADVYRAIEDKMTTAADKRDENIKKMLERLRDHEEQVRKVRAGNQERFQQLESAIQDKLQQAADRRLQLEQEQKEKLRSHERRAELVRQNKSARAECDAAPAQG
- the LOC121733217 gene encoding paramyosin isoform X1, whose translation is MLIGLVRDSVMQCFCHSCRAPVLPAAHRRTIPTKKPLGKPRTKQPKKVKFITTEIRCQEMSKGGLAYEVILAEPVGVPAPRRADSPEKTPSVEEIQEKLKAAEERRRSLEASKMAAIAQKMAKIEDASRIRSEQTNSFINATKEALEAKMETHSEKREAYIGELRARLKDHLEGVEKTRLALEAQTADVYRAIEDKMTTAADKRDENIKKMLERLRDHEEQVRKVRAGNQERFQQLESAIQDKLQQAADRRLQLEQEQKEKLRSHSVKLAEVRSVVTAKMEEISKDIETKLTTAEINREKEIQKKLDFVKKEERRAELVRQNKSARAECDAAPAQG